TCACTTGGATTGCCGCCCATGTCTTCCCCAAATCTTGGATGCAACGGCGCAGTGCGATCGAATTTTTAGCCCATGTCAGCCACTATATGACCGATGTAACAAATCGTTTTAGCGGGATTGGAGTCGCAATTCGTTCCGAAGTCACGGGGTTAAAAGACGGACAGCAGGCGAGTTATTGTTCGACGTTGATTCACGATAACACCGCGATCGCTGCTGGCTGCGGTACTGGTAGTATTGCCCAACTTTTATTATCAGGCAAGCTCAAGCACCCAGGAGTTTCGACTGTAGAACAAGCCTTGCCCACAGACTTATTTGAACAAACTATGGCAAGTCGTAATATTCACATTCAGCAGCAAATATATTTGTAGGGGCGCACAGCTGTGCGCCCCTACCTACATTTATGAAAAATGGTAACATCGTACTTCTGGTAGAAGGAATAGATATAGCAGAAAATGTAAGCTGCTCTCATCGTCAAACTTTTTGAGAGACTGTCATGCGTGGGATTTTATCCAATCTAAAACAAGGGCTTTTGCAAAAGCTTTTACTGTTATTTCTCGTGAGTTTACTTGGCTTTTTTGGCACTGCGATCGCGGGCTATTCACCAGTTTATGCAGCGACTTTAGAAGAGACACAACTCATCCCTCCAGAATATAAACCTACTCCAGAAGAGAAGATCGAGCGAGCATATGAGTATAGCGAAGCCACGGGATTGATGGAAGAGGCAAAACAAGCAAGGACTAACTCTAATCGAAATTTCGATCCCAACTTAAAGGCTAATATCAAAAATATCGATGCTCAAGCCCAAGAAGGTAAAACTAGTCTCAAAGATAAGGCAAAAGGCTTACTGGAAAAAATAGCAAAATAGTACAAATATAGAGACGTAATATGATACGTCTCTATGCATTATTTACTCGCTTTGTTCGGGTAGAGTTGCGTGTTTTGCTCGCCTGCTCTTCCCTCTGATTCTACGCTCGTACCAACTCATTAAAGGTGTGGCACTAATTCCATGTAAAACTACAGAAATAACAATTGTTGTGAAAGTAATCCAGGCAATTTGTTCTGCCGCACTGTCTTTTAAACCTTCACCAAAAGCGTAGAAGAGATAGTACAAAGAACCAACACCGCGAATACCAAACCAACCAAATAACCACCGACTGGCAGGATGCAAGCGACGGCGATCGCATTCTACCGGAGGATTTGTTGCAATCGTGCTAATCCACGCTCCTACGGGACGGATGACAAAGAGTAATAATCCTGCCACAATCAGTGAATTTCCGAGATATTGCCACAAGGGTTGCATTCTCAACAGCGATCCTAGTAACAGAATTGTGCCGACTTCCATTAACTTTTCAATTCGTTCGACAAATTCTAATTCAGACTCGCGTTTTTCTAGATTGTCTGCGTAATTTCGCTGGACGACTAACCCCGCAACAAATACGGCAATAAATCCATAGCCGTTAACAATTTCTGCCAAGGAATAGGTAACCAAAATCGTTCCTAGAGCAACAAAATCCTCCATCAAAACATCAGCAGGACGACGTTTTTGCAGCTGGCGATCGATCCAAGTAATAGCTTTGGCTACGGCAATTCCCATCACAATTCCAGATGCGATCGCCCAAATTAAATCCACGGCTACCCATTGTTTAAACCAATTATCTAAATTGGGGTCTTTGAATAAATGCAAGCCAAAATAGACAAAGGGAAATGCCAGTGCGTCATTCAAACCTCCTTCGGAAGTCAGACCAAAACGTAATTCATCCTCATCGTCAATGTCTGCTAGCTGCACTTCTGAAGCTAATACGGGATCGGTAGGAGCGAGAATTGCACCCAGTAACACGGCTGCACCCCAATTCATTCCCAACAACCAATGTCCTACTGCTGCCAGCGCTACAATTGAAATGGGCATGAGAAATCCAATCAATCTGGCTGTAATTTGCCATGCTCGCAATTGTAAGGGACGGTTCATTTTTAAGCCGCAACTGAACACCGAGACAATCACGACAAATTCGGTCAGTCGTTGCAAAAACTCAGCATTTGGTTGCACTTGAATGAGTTTAAAACCGTAGGGACCGAGAATAATTCCTACAACTAAGTAAATGAGGGCAAAAGAAAAAGGTAAGCGGGAAATCCAACCCGAACCAAGGGTAACTGCTAGCAGCAGCACCCCAATGACAAACAAATCGAGAATATAAATATCCACCATAGCGATCGCCAACGAGAAAACGCTAGGAAAGTTTAAGGCGATCGCGGTTGACTCTACATCTGCTTGGGGTAGATTATTTCAGTAATGCAGTATCTGTATTTTGACTACTTAAGGCTGGCGTAACAATAAAAAAGATTTAGAAAGAGAGTTAGAGCAAGAAATTATGTTTCTACCCCAAGGTCCAAAAACTCCACCGCTCGTTCAACTGTTACAGTGGATTGCTAATCCCTTTGCTTTAATGGAGTCTTGCGCTCAACGTTATGGTGACTGGTTTACTCTCAAGGTAGGTTTAAATTATCGTCCCCTGGTCTATGTCAGCAGTCCCCAACTGTTACAGGAGATATTGACCAACGACCATTACAAGCAGTTTGACGCACCTGGAGAGATCAACGGCATTTTCGCTCCATTATTAGGGGATTTTGGAGTCATCATGCAAAGTGGCGATCGCCACCGCCGCCAGCGCCAACTGATGGTTCCACCCTTTCATGGCGATCGGATGAAGGCATACGGTGAAATCATTACCGAGATCGCCAAACAAGTCACCAGCCAATGGAACCCGAATCAGCCTTTCTCTGTGCGGGATTCCATGCAAGCTATTTCCTTCAATGTCATTTTGCAAGCTGTTTTCGGTTTGAGGGAAGGAGAACGCTATCGACAGATCGAAAAACTCCTCTACAACATGCTGGAGTTAACGAACTCGCCCCTCAAAGCTAGCCTCTTATTCTTTCCCTTTTTACAACGAGATTTAGGTGCATGGAGTCCGTGGGGGAACTTTTTGCGTCAAAAACAACAACTCGATCGACTACTACATGCTGAAATAGAAGCACGTCGCGCCAATCCCGATCCCGGGCGTACCGACATCCTCAGCTTACTCATGGCGGCGCGGGATGAAGCCGGAGAACCGATGAAAGATGAGGAACTACGCGATGAATTGATGACGCTGCTTGTTGCAGGTCACGAAACCACGGCTACAGCTTTGACATGGGCATTATATTGGATTCACAAACTGCCCGAAGTCCGGCAAAAGTTGCTGGCAGAACTTGACATTCTAGGCGATACACCAGACCAAAACGCGATCGTGCGACTGCCCTATCTCAACGCCATCTGTTCTGAAACCCTGCGGATTTATCCCGTGGGAATGCTAACTTTTCCGAGAGTCGTGCGATCGCCCGTTACTCTTTTAGGGCAACAGTTAGAACCAGGTACGGTATTAGTAGGTAGCATCTATCTCGCCCATCAACGCCAAGACCTGTACCCCGAACCAAAGCAATTTAAACCAGAACGCTTCCTAGAACGGCAATTTTCTCCTTACGAGTACTTACCCTTCGGCGGCGGCGTGCGGCGCTGTATTGGTGCAGCTTTTGCCCTGTTTGAGATGAAACTCGTCTTGGCTACCATCCTATCTAACTTAGAACTCTCGCTAGCCAACAACCGCCCCGTACATCCCGTAAGGCGAGGTTTAGTCTCAGCCCCTACCAAAGTTGAAATGGTTATGACTGGACGGAGAATTGAGGGGGACAAGAGGGACAAGGGAGAGGGGGGAGACAAGGGAGACAAGGAAGCAATTCCAGCCACCAGCTATTGATCGCTCTTTCCACTCACCACGCACCACTTACCGAATATCCCGATACAGTCGCTTTAAATATGTGGGAGAAATACCAAATCCCCACAAAAAACCGACATATAGATATATTGCTGTTGCTTGCCAAAACCCCCAACGGGCAACACGGCGATCGCTACTTTGGACGATGCGATTGACTTGCCGGATGCGCCCTTGCCGCACTAATTTCAAGCAGAAATCGGCTTCTTCCATAATTGCCAGAGTGCGATCGAAGCCACCACATTGCCAAAAATCAGTTCGACGACAGAAAATCGCCTGATCGCCGAATAGTAACCTCAAACCCTGAAAAAATAAGTGGGGACGAAATAGTAACGGCGCGTAATAAGTTTTGAGAAAATTGTGCAGAGACATCCACCAACGAGTTTTGGAGGAACCTGCCATGAGGGAAACAAAACCCCCACCTGCAACTCCAGGATCTGCCAAAGTCCGCTCGATTATTTCAACGAGATCGTCTGGAACCCAAGTATCGGCATGGATGAAACAAAGAACTTCTCCGCTGGCAGCTTTTGCCCCTTGGTTCATTTGAATTGCACGCCCTCGCTCAGTACAGAATAAAACTTGCACTCCCGCAGCTTGAGCGATCGCAACCGTACCATCTTCGCTACCACCATCGACAACTAGCACCTCCCATGCTGGAGGATCGAGTATGCTTAGCTGTCGCAGAGTACGCCCGATACAGCTTGCTTCATTCAACGTTGGAATAATAATTGAAATCCGAATCACAAGAAAAGGGAGTAGGGAACAGTTGTCAGTTATTAGTGGTAATTGGTAATTGGTAATTGGTAGTTGCTCCCTGCTCCCTACTCGATCGCTCTCTATCTTTGAATTATCGGTCGTTCCACCGAGTCGCGGAAGCGCTGGACTTCATCTGTAAAGCCGATGGGTAGTACGACTTCTACGTTTTCGTGTGGGCGCGGAATGATCACCCAGGATTCAAGCGTACCTCCGTATACATTTTCTACTGCCTCAATTCCTGCGGCAACGGCGGTTTTGACTTCTTGGACATCACCGCGCACGTTGACATTAAAACGAGCGCTACCAACTCGAATATAACCAACTAAAGTGACTCTTCCGGCTTTAACCATTGCATCTGCTGCGGCTAACACAGCAGGAAAACCCTTCGTTTCAATCGATCCAACTGCCTGTGGCACTGGCTATCTCCCCAAATAGATCGTGTCAAGAATTTGTAAGTATAGAGCTTAAGAAATACATTCTATAAATGCTCATCCTATATTTTGACAGAGCGAAAGCATTTTGTGTCATCTCTTCTTTGTCAATAGATATTTATTCCTAATTTTGACAATAAGCTCTGACAGGCGATCGCGTCGCGCCCTCACTTTTTATTGCCAGTCGCCTTAAAACGTGCGGAACTGCTCTACTTTTTGAGTGTATTGAATTGGTAATACCGTTTCTATGTTTTCTGTCGGGTTGGGAATGATGTAGTGAGCGATGACTTGAGCCCCAAACACTTCTTCAGCAGCCGCAATTCCCGCTTCTACAGATCTATTAACCTCTGCTACTTTACCGCGAACCGCGACTAAAAACTCTCCCTTTTCGGCAATCCCATAGTAAACAAGGGTGACTTCGCCTGCTTTCACCATTGCATCTGCTGCGGCGAGTATGGCTGGAAAACCCAAAGTTTCAATGACTCCTACTGCTGCTGGCACGATCGCGACTCCTAGATCAATTGCATCAATGCATTTTATTGTAAGTGCCGCGATCGCAAAATTGACGATTGGCGATCGCCCAAAGCTAGATGATAAAGATCCCACCGCGAAAAAACTCCGAGATGGGATTGGTTTGCTATTCAGAGTCGATTAAATTTCTAACGCTCTTTTGATGTTCTACGTAAGTAGCTTCGTCTTTTTTTAATTCCGGCTTCTGACTTCTTACACTAGTTATCTCTAAGGTTTTTCTGCGTATCCGTATGATGTTGTAACTGAGTTACAACATTGTATACTTCCTGATCTTTTGGTGCTTGAGACTCAACAATCCCTTCTGTAGGACCTGCGATCGCCTTCCATGCAGGAAAACCGCCTTTAAGTTCCGATACATGCTCAAATCCTGCCGACCGGAGACTTTGAGCAGCTTCAGCAGTTTGCTCGTCTGTTTCACCGTAAACGTAGATATCGCGGCTCGGAGCTAAGGAAGATTTTGCCCGTTCAGCTAAACTTTCCATTGGCATGGGCATAGCTCCCATGATATGACCGTCGTTATATGCGTTTCGAGGGCGCACGTCAAGGATGGTAAAAGCAGGTTCTCCCCATTCCAAGCGCGATTTCAGTTCGTGTACGCCCGACTGAGCTTTAATCGGAGGCTCAGGTGGAATCACCCCTTGCATAAGATTATCTTTATCCATTAGGCTTCCTCTCTTTACAAAACTAACAGCAATGTACCAAGGAAAACAAACCAAAACGCTCTTTCTTTAGCAAGAACTTTTCTACATTCATTCTAAAGATAGAATCATGGAAAACATTTACTAGCGACTTCTCTTCATTTAGAAGTAGAATCTACGGCATAGATAACAGCCAGTATTGCGAACCAAATTGGAGCTAATTCGCTATTTAAGCTAATAAAATCATACTTCGCCACCCTTGAGAAATAATCCCAGAAAATATTCATAAAAAGGGGTAAGGGAGGTAATTGGTAGTGCATCAAACACTTCTGGCTTCCGAATTCCGAATTCCGAATTCCGAATTCCGACTTGTCTCCTCACTCCTCCGATAGACTAGATCTTATGAAATCTGGGATTCTACCTTTACCTACTGAGGTCGTACATTTAATCGCGGCTGGAGAAGTTATCGATTCTCTGGCTGCTGTCGTGCGGGAACTCGCAGAAAACTCTCTAGATGCTGGAGCAACGCGGGTAGTTATTTATCTCTATCCGCAACAGTGGCGCGTTCGCATTGCCGATAATGGCTGTGGCATGGATTTGGAGAATTTACAAGCGTGTGCTACTGCCCATAGCACCAGCAAAATTCGTAGCTGTGAAGATTTGTGGCAAGTTACGAGTTTGGGATTTCGTGGCGAGGCGTTACATAGTTTGGCTCAACTGGCTGAATTAGAAATTTTGAGCCGTGCTGCTGAGACTGGTGAGGGATGGCGCGTGAGATACTGCGATCGCGGCGAAGTTCTAGAGACAGAAACAGTGGCGATCGCTCCTGGTACAGTCGTCACAGTCTCTAATTTATTTGCAAATTGGGCAGAACGCCGTCAGGGAATGCCTTCTCTGAGTCAACAAACCAGAGCGATCCAAAATACAATTCAGCAAATTGCCCTGTGTCATCCTCACGTCACCTGGCAAGTCTGGCAAGACGATCGCGAATGGTTTACCCTCTCCCCAGGAGCAACTACCCAGCACTTAATCCCACAAATTCTACGCCAAGTCAGTTTGAGCGATTTGCAATATCTTAAGGTTGAAGTGCCAACTCCTTTTGAGGGAGCAGGGAGCAGGGGAGCAGGGGAGCAGAGGGAGAATTTAATTCCGAATTCCGAATTCCGAATTCCAAATTCTCACTATTCATCCCTTCAATTGGTTCTGGGTTTACCGGATCGCTGTCATCGTCATCGTCCAGACTGGGTGAGGGTGGCAGTGAACGGTAGAATGGTGAAGTTTGCAGAATTGGAACAAACAATCTTTGCGGCGATGACACGGACGTTACCCCGCGATCGCTATCCAGTTTGTTTTCTCCATTTGAAAGTTGCGCCGTGGCAGATCGATTGGAACCGCCAGCCAGCGAAAACCGAAATTTACCTACATCACCTGAGTCATTGGCAAGAACGCACGGCAAGTGCTATAGAACAAATACTGCGGCTCAATAGTAACAGCGTGTCGGACTCGGCTCATAATACACGAGTTACTCAACTCATTAAAGTTGCGGAAGAAAAAGGCGTATATAGTACGAGTCGGGCGATCGCACAGGGAGACAAGGGAGACAAGGGAGACAAGGAAGACAAGGGAGACAAAGAAGTTGAGGGGGGATCGACTCTACACCCTACACCCCACAACGCCAGTTGCTTTAACGGAGGGAACCTCCGCAACGCACTGGCTCCCCTACACCCTTTTCTGAAAGCGATCGCCCAGGTACACAACATGTATATCTTGGTAGAACATCCTGGTGGGATGTGGTTGGTGGAACAGCACATCGCCCACGAACGAGTATTGTACGAGCAACTGTGCGATCGCTGGCAACTCGTCCCCCTAGAACCGCCAGTGATTCTGAATCATCTTTCGCTGGCTCAAATAGCTCAATTACAGCGTTTGAATTTAGAAGTCGAACCGTTTGGCGATCGCTTGTGGGCAGTCCGTAGCGCCC
This window of the Chroococcidiopsis thermalis PCC 7203 genome carries:
- a CDS encoding cation:proton antiporter, whose amino-acid sequence is MVDIYILDLFVIGVLLLAVTLGSGWISRLPFSFALIYLVVGIILGPYGFKLIQVQPNAEFLQRLTEFVVIVSVFSCGLKMNRPLQLRAWQITARLIGFLMPISIVALAAVGHWLLGMNWGAAVLLGAILAPTDPVLASEVQLADIDDEDELRFGLTSEGGLNDALAFPFVYFGLHLFKDPNLDNWFKQWVAVDLIWAIASGIVMGIAVAKAITWIDRQLQKRRPADVLMEDFVALGTILVTYSLAEIVNGYGFIAVFVAGLVVQRNYADNLEKRESELEFVERIEKLMEVGTILLLGSLLRMQPLWQYLGNSLIVAGLLLFVIRPVGAWISTIATNPPVECDRRRLHPASRWLFGWFGIRGVGSLYYLFYAFGEGLKDSAAEQIAWITFTTIVISVVLHGISATPLMSWYERRIRGKSRRAKHATLPEQSE
- a CDS encoding cytochrome P450, which codes for MFLPQGPKTPPLVQLLQWIANPFALMESCAQRYGDWFTLKVGLNYRPLVYVSSPQLLQEILTNDHYKQFDAPGEINGIFAPLLGDFGVIMQSGDRHRRQRQLMVPPFHGDRMKAYGEIITEIAKQVTSQWNPNQPFSVRDSMQAISFNVILQAVFGLREGERYRQIEKLLYNMLELTNSPLKASLLFFPFLQRDLGAWSPWGNFLRQKQQLDRLLHAEIEARRANPDPGRTDILSLLMAARDEAGEPMKDEELRDELMTLLVAGHETTATALTWALYWIHKLPEVRQKLLAELDILGDTPDQNAIVRLPYLNAICSETLRIYPVGMLTFPRVVRSPVTLLGQQLEPGTVLVGSIYLAHQRQDLYPEPKQFKPERFLERQFSPYEYLPFGGGVRRCIGAAFALFEMKLVLATILSNLELSLANNRPVHPVRRGLVSAPTKVEMVMTGRRIEGDKRDKGEGGDKGDKEAIPATSY
- a CDS encoding TIGR04283 family arsenosugar biosynthesis glycosyltransferase, whose translation is MIRISIIIPTLNEASCIGRTLRQLSILDPPAWEVLVVDGGSEDGTVAIAQAAGVQVLFCTERGRAIQMNQGAKAASGEVLCFIHADTWVPDDLVEIIERTLADPGVAGGGFVSLMAGSSKTRWWMSLHNFLKTYYAPLLFRPHLFFQGLRLLFGDQAIFCRRTDFWQCGGFDRTLAIMEEADFCLKLVRQGRIRQVNRIVQSSDRRVARWGFWQATAIYLYVGFLWGFGISPTYLKRLYRDIR
- a CDS encoding carbon dioxide-concentrating mechanism protein CcmK; the encoded protein is MPQAVGSIETKGFPAVLAAADAMVKAGRVTLVGYIRVGSARFNVNVRGDVQEVKTAVAAGIEAVENVYGGTLESWVIIPRPHENVEVVLPIGFTDEVQRFRDSVERPIIQR
- a CDS encoding carbon dioxide-concentrating mechanism protein CcmK, whose translation is MPAAVGVIETLGFPAILAAADAMVKAGEVTLVYYGIAEKGEFLVAVRGKVAEVNRSVEAGIAAAEEVFGAQVIAHYIIPNPTENIETVLPIQYTQKVEQFRTF
- a CDS encoding rhodanese-like domain-containing protein, with protein sequence MDKDNLMQGVIPPEPPIKAQSGVHELKSRLEWGEPAFTILDVRPRNAYNDGHIMGAMPMPMESLAERAKSSLAPSRDIYVYGETDEQTAEAAQSLRSAGFEHVSELKGGFPAWKAIAGPTEGIVESQAPKDQEVYNVVTQLQHHTDTQKNLRDN
- the mutL gene encoding DNA mismatch repair endonuclease MutL, whose product is MKSGILPLPTEVVHLIAAGEVIDSLAAVVRELAENSLDAGATRVVIYLYPQQWRVRIADNGCGMDLENLQACATAHSTSKIRSCEDLWQVTSLGFRGEALHSLAQLAELEILSRAAETGEGWRVRYCDRGEVLETETVAIAPGTVVTVSNLFANWAERRQGMPSLSQQTRAIQNTIQQIALCHPHVTWQVWQDDREWFTLSPGATTQHLIPQILRQVSLSDLQYLKVEVPTPFEGAGSRGAGEQRENLIPNSEFRIPNSHYSSLQLVLGLPDRCHRHRPDWVRVAVNGRMVKFAELEQTIFAAMTRTLPRDRYPVCFLHLKVAPWQIDWNRQPAKTEIYLHHLSHWQERTASAIEQILRLNSNSVSDSAHNTRVTQLIKVAEEKGVYSTSRAIAQGDKGDKGDKEDKGDKEVEGGSTLHPTPHNASCFNGGNLRNALAPLHPFLKAIAQVHNMYILVEHPGGMWLVEQHIAHERVLYEQLCDRWQLVPLEPPVILNHLSLAQIAQLQRLNLEVEPFGDRLWAVRSAPAMLVQRDDCADALVELSLGGDLQAAQVATACRCAIRNGTTLSLEEMQTLLNQWQRTRNPRTCPHGRPIYLSLEESALSRFFRRHWVIGKSHGI